The following coding sequences lie in one Pectobacterium sp. A5351 genomic window:
- a CDS encoding glycine zipper 2TM domain-containing protein, protein MNKSMLAGVGIGVAAALGVAAVASMDVFSSKPQFAQVLTATPIKETVKTPRQECRNVTVTHRRPVQDEHQIAGSVLGAVAGGVLGHQFGGGRGKDVATVAGALAGGYAGNRVQSGMQENDTYTSQQQRCQTVYDKSQKILGYDVTYKIGDQQGKIRMDRDPGTQIPVDRNGQLILNQQS, encoded by the coding sequence GTGAACAAATCAATGTTAGCGGGTGTAGGTATTGGTGTGGCTGCGGCATTGGGTGTGGCGGCGGTGGCGAGTATGGATGTGTTCTCCTCTAAACCTCAGTTTGCACAGGTGCTAACGGCAACACCAATCAAAGAAACGGTAAAAACACCTCGTCAGGAGTGTCGCAATGTGACGGTTACGCATCGCCGTCCGGTACAGGATGAACACCAGATTGCCGGCTCGGTTCTGGGTGCGGTGGCTGGTGGCGTTCTGGGACACCAATTCGGTGGCGGGCGCGGTAAAGATGTCGCGACGGTAGCGGGCGCGTTGGCTGGTGGTTATGCCGGTAACCGTGTACAAAGCGGCATGCAAGAAAACGATACGTATACGTCACAGCAACAGCGTTGCCAAACGGTGTACGACAAATCACAAAAAATTTTAGGCTATGATGTCACCTATAAAATCGGCGACCAGCAGGGTAAAATCCGCATGGATCGCGACCCGGGCACACAAATTCCAGTGGACAGAAACGGCCAGTTGATTCTAAATCAGCAGAGCTAA
- the yegD gene encoding molecular chaperone — MFIGFDYGTANCSVAVMDSGTPRLLSLEKDSPYLSSLLCAPVREAVSEWLWRHHQVNAEGENALLLKRAISYNREEDIRVQADSVKFGREALRHYMDDPEETWFVKSPKSFLGAVGLKAQQIALFEDLVCAMMLHIRTQAESQLDQPIRQAVIGRPINFQSIGGEEANQQAQGILDRAAHRAGFEDVVFQFEPVAAGLDFESTLTKETRVLVVDIGGGTTDCSMLLMGPEWHKQHERARSLLGHSGCRVGGNDLDIMLAFKQLMPLLGMNSETEKGIALPIMTWWNAVAINDIPAQKEFHSTASRMLITEMIRDARQPELVKRLLTVWQQRLSYRLIQLAEESKIALSNQSETAADLHFIESGLATRIHADELNAAIDNPLSRIQQQVTLALETSQTRPEVIYLTGGSARSPLLRQAIQQLLPDIPIASGNDFGSVTAGLARWAEIIFRG, encoded by the coding sequence ATGTTTATCGGCTTTGACTACGGTACAGCCAACTGTTCCGTAGCAGTGATGGATTCAGGTACACCACGGCTCCTGTCGCTGGAAAAGGATTCGCCTTATCTTTCCTCTCTGCTGTGCGCGCCCGTACGTGAAGCCGTGAGCGAGTGGTTATGGCGGCACCATCAGGTCAACGCGGAGGGCGAGAACGCGCTGCTGCTCAAGCGCGCCATCAGCTACAACCGCGAAGAAGATATTCGCGTGCAAGCTGATAGCGTAAAGTTCGGGCGTGAGGCGTTACGCCACTATATGGATGACCCGGAAGAGACGTGGTTCGTTAAATCGCCGAAGTCCTTCCTCGGGGCTGTCGGCCTAAAAGCGCAGCAGATTGCGCTGTTTGAAGATCTGGTTTGCGCCATGATGCTGCATATCCGCACGCAGGCAGAAAGCCAGCTTGACCAGCCTATTCGTCAGGCCGTGATTGGTCGTCCGATTAACTTCCAGAGTATCGGCGGCGAAGAAGCCAACCAGCAGGCGCAAGGGATTTTAGATCGCGCGGCACACCGCGCCGGATTTGAAGACGTCGTCTTTCAGTTTGAACCCGTCGCCGCCGGGCTGGATTTCGAATCAACATTGACGAAAGAAACACGTGTGCTGGTCGTGGATATCGGCGGCGGAACCACCGACTGTTCCATGCTGCTGATGGGGCCAGAGTGGCATAAGCAGCACGAACGCGCGCGGAGTCTATTAGGGCACAGCGGCTGCCGCGTTGGCGGTAACGATCTGGATATTATGCTCGCATTCAAACAGCTCATGCCGCTGCTTGGCATGAATAGCGAGACGGAAAAAGGCATCGCCCTGCCGATCATGACCTGGTGGAATGCCGTCGCGATTAACGATATTCCGGCGCAAAAAGAGTTTCATAGCACCGCCAGCCGCATGTTAATCACTGAAATGATCCGCGATGCGCGCCAGCCTGAGTTGGTAAAAAGACTGCTGACCGTGTGGCAACAGCGCCTGAGCTACCGTCTGATCCAACTGGCGGAAGAGAGCAAAATTGCGCTGTCCAATCAGTCGGAAACGGCAGCCGATTTACACTTTATTGAATCGGGTCTGGCGACACGCATTCATGCGGATGAGCTCAACGCCGCAATCGATAATCCTCTGAGCCGCATTCAGCAGCAGGTAACGCTGGCGTTAGAAACCAGTCAGACCCGTCCAGAAGTGATCTACCTGACCGGCGGTAGCGCACGTTCTCCCCTGCTGCGTCAGGCTATTCAACAACTGCTTCCGGATATTCCTATCGCCAGCGGCAACGACTTTGGTTCCGTTACCGCCGGTCTGGCGCGCTGGGCAGAGATCATTTTTCGCGGCTAA
- the mfd gene encoding transcription-repair coupling factor has protein sequence MMPENYRYSLPSKTGEQRLLGQLTGAACAVECAEIIERHAGLVVLIAPDMQNALRLRDEIQQFTYQHVTTLPDWETLPYDSFSPHQEIISTRLSTLYQLPNMTRGVLILPVNTLMQRVCPHNFLHGHALVLKKGQRLSRDKLRSQLEQAGYRSVDQVMEHGEYATRGALLDLFPMGSEEPYRIDFFDDEIDSLRLFDVDTQRTLNEVPHINLLPAHEFPTDKAAIELFRSQWREQFEVRRDAEHIYQQVSKGVWPAGIEYWQPLFFSEPLPSLFSYFPNNTLIVNTGNIEQSAERFWQDIQQRFESRRVDPMRPLLPSDSLWLRVDGLFTELKAWPRVQLRTDTLPEKAANVNLAYLPLPALAIQHQQKSPLDALRRFIEQSDGQVIFSVESEGRRETLQELLARIKLNPTLISTLEQAQERGIYLIIGASEHGFIDTLRQRALICESDLLGERVSRRRQDNRRTINTDTLIRNLAELRLGQPVVHLEHGVGRYAGLTTLEAGGIKAEYLILTYAGEDKLYVPVSSLHLISRYAGGADENAPLHKLGGDAWSRARQKAAERVRDVAAELLDVYAQRAAKSGFAFKHDKTQYQLFCESFPFETTPDQAQAINAVLSDMCQPLAMDRLVCGDVGFGKTEVAMRAAFLAVENHKQVAVLVPTTLLAQQHFDNFRDRFANWPVKIEMISRFRSAREQTQVLEETQEGKVDILIGTHKLLQSDVRWRDLGLLIVDEEHRFGVRHKERIKAMRANVDILTLTATPIPRTLNMAMSGMRDLSIIATPPARRLAVKTFVREYDNLVVREAILREILRGGQVYYLYNDVENIEKATQRLAELVPEARIAIGHGQMRERELERVMNDFHHQRFNVLVCTTIIETGIDIPSANTIIIERADHFGLAQLHQLRGRVGRSHHQAYAYLLTPNPKAMSTDAQKRLEAIASLEDLGAGFALATHDLEIRGAGELLGEDQSGQMTSVGFSLYMELLESAVDALKAGREPSLEDLINSQTDVELRLPALLPDDFIPDVNTRLSLYKRIASAKTTDELDELKVELIDRFGLLPDASRYLLQIAALRQQAQALGIRRIEGNEKGGFIEFSEHNRVDPSHLIGLLQRDPGTYRLDGPTRLKFMKDLSDRPKRIEFIGSLLGNMAQHTLAA, from the coding sequence ATGATGCCTGAAAATTACCGTTATTCGCTGCCATCCAAAACCGGTGAGCAGCGCCTGCTGGGCCAGTTAACCGGCGCTGCCTGCGCCGTTGAATGTGCAGAAATTATTGAACGCCACGCCGGGCTGGTGGTACTTATTGCCCCTGATATGCAAAATGCCCTGCGCTTACGCGATGAGATTCAGCAATTTACCTACCAGCATGTCACCACGTTGCCTGACTGGGAAACACTGCCCTACGATAGTTTTTCTCCGCATCAGGAAATTATTTCGACCCGCCTTTCCACCCTGTACCAACTGCCCAACATGACGCGCGGTGTTCTGATACTGCCGGTCAACACGCTGATGCAGCGCGTTTGTCCGCACAATTTCCTGCACGGCCATGCGCTGGTGTTGAAAAAAGGCCAGCGCCTCTCGCGCGACAAACTGCGTTCGCAGTTGGAGCAGGCGGGCTACCGCAGTGTCGATCAGGTCATGGAACACGGTGAATATGCCACGCGCGGCGCGCTGCTGGATCTGTTCCCAATGGGAAGCGAAGAGCCCTACCGTATCGATTTCTTTGACGACGAGATCGACAGCCTGCGTCTGTTCGATGTGGATACGCAGCGCACGCTGAATGAAGTGCCGCACATTAATCTGCTGCCCGCGCATGAGTTTCCGACGGATAAAGCCGCCATCGAGCTTTTTCGCAGCCAGTGGCGCGAACAGTTTGAGGTACGGCGCGACGCAGAGCACATTTACCAACAGGTCAGCAAAGGCGTCTGGCCGGCAGGGATCGAATACTGGCAGCCGTTATTCTTCAGTGAACCGCTACCGTCGCTGTTCAGCTACTTCCCGAACAACACGCTGATCGTTAACACCGGCAATATCGAACAGAGCGCCGAGCGCTTCTGGCAGGATATTCAGCAGCGTTTTGAAAGCCGCCGTGTCGATCCCATGCGCCCGCTGCTGCCGTCAGACTCACTCTGGTTACGGGTAGACGGTCTGTTCACGGAGCTGAAAGCGTGGCCGCGCGTGCAGTTGAGAACCGATACGCTGCCGGAAAAAGCCGCTAACGTGAATCTGGCCTATCTGCCGCTGCCGGCGCTGGCGATTCAGCACCAGCAGAAATCCCCGTTGGATGCGCTGCGCCGCTTTATCGAACAGTCCGACGGTCAGGTCATTTTCTCCGTTGAGAGTGAAGGTCGTCGTGAAACGCTACAAGAGTTGCTGGCGCGCATCAAACTGAACCCTACGCTCATCAGCACGCTCGAGCAGGCTCAGGAGCGTGGCATTTACCTGATCATCGGTGCCAGTGAACACGGTTTTATCGACACGCTTCGCCAGCGGGCCTTAATCTGCGAAAGCGATCTACTGGGCGAACGCGTCAGCCGTCGTCGTCAGGATAATCGCCGCACGATCAATACCGATACGCTGATCCGCAATCTGGCGGAGCTGCGACTGGGGCAGCCCGTTGTCCATCTCGAACACGGCGTTGGCCGCTATGCCGGGCTGACCACGCTGGAAGCAGGCGGCATCAAAGCCGAATACCTGATTTTGACCTATGCGGGCGAAGACAAACTGTACGTCCCCGTTTCCTCACTGCATTTGATCAGCCGCTACGCAGGCGGTGCCGATGAGAATGCGCCGCTGCATAAACTGGGTGGCGATGCGTGGTCGCGCGCGCGGCAAAAAGCAGCAGAAAGAGTGCGTGATGTCGCCGCCGAACTGTTGGATGTTTATGCGCAACGCGCGGCGAAAAGCGGTTTTGCCTTTAAGCATGATAAAACGCAATATCAGCTTTTCTGCGAAAGTTTCCCCTTCGAGACCACGCCCGATCAGGCGCAGGCTATCAACGCCGTGTTGAGCGATATGTGCCAGCCGCTGGCGATGGACCGTCTGGTATGTGGCGATGTCGGCTTTGGTAAAACCGAAGTGGCAATGCGCGCCGCGTTTCTGGCGGTTGAAAACCATAAGCAGGTTGCCGTTCTGGTACCGACAACGCTGTTGGCTCAGCAGCATTTTGACAACTTCCGCGATCGCTTTGCCAACTGGCCGGTAAAGATTGAAATGATCTCCCGCTTCCGTAGCGCCCGTGAGCAAACTCAGGTGCTGGAAGAAACGCAGGAAGGCAAAGTCGATATTCTGATCGGTACCCATAAGCTATTGCAGAGCGACGTGCGCTGGCGCGACTTAGGGCTGCTGATTGTGGACGAAGAACACCGCTTCGGCGTGCGTCACAAAGAGCGTATCAAAGCGATGCGGGCGAATGTCGATATCCTGACGCTCACCGCCACGCCGATTCCGCGCACGCTCAACATGGCGATGAGTGGAATGCGCGATCTGTCGATTATCGCCACGCCGCCAGCCCGTCGTTTGGCGGTGAAAACGTTCGTGCGTGAATATGACAATCTGGTGGTGCGCGAAGCCATCCTGCGTGAAATTCTGCGCGGCGGACAGGTGTATTACCTCTATAACGACGTCGAAAATATCGAGAAAGCCACCCAGCGACTGGCGGAACTGGTGCCGGAAGCGCGCATCGCTATCGGCCACGGTCAGATGCGCGAACGCGAACTGGAGCGAGTCATGAACGACTTCCACCATCAGCGTTTTAACGTGCTGGTGTGTACCACCATCATCGAAACCGGGATCGACATCCCGAGCGCCAACACCATCATCATCGAGCGCGCCGACCACTTCGGTCTGGCGCAGTTGCATCAGTTGCGCGGTCGCGTCGGACGTTCCCACCATCAGGCTTACGCCTATCTGCTGACGCCGAACCCCAAAGCGATGAGCACCGATGCGCAGAAACGTCTGGAAGCGATCGCCTCACTGGAAGACCTCGGTGCCGGTTTTGCGCTGGCCACGCACGATCTGGAAATCCGTGGCGCAGGCGAACTGCTCGGAGAAGACCAGAGCGGACAGATGACCAGCGTCGGTTTCTCACTGTATATGGAACTGTTGGAAAGCGCCGTCGATGCGCTGAAAGCAGGCCGGGAACCGTCGCTGGAAGATCTGATCAACAGCCAGACTGACGTCGAACTGCGTTTGCCTGCTCTGCTGCCCGACGATTTCATTCCCGACGTCAATACGCGGCTGTCGTTATATAAACGTATCGCCAGTGCGAAAACCACCGACGAGCTGGATGAATTGAAAGTCGAGCTGATCGATCGTTTCGGTCTCCTCCCGGATGCCAGCCGCTATCTGTTGCAGATTGCCGCCCTGCGCCAGCAGGCACAGGCGCTGGGTATTCGCCGCATTGAAGGCAATGAGAAAGGTGGATTTATCGAATTCAGCGAGCACAATCGTGTTGATCCGTCTCACCTCATCGGTCTGTTACAGCGCGATCCGGGCACCTACCGCCTTGATGGCCCAACCCGCCTGAAATTCATGAAGGATTTGAGCGATCGTCCAAAACGCATTGAATTCATCGGTTCGCTGCTGGGGAACATGGCCCAGCATACGCTGGCGGCGTAA
- the lolC gene encoding lipoprotein-releasing ABC transporter permease subunit LolC, whose translation MYQPVALFIGLRYMRGRASDRFGRFVSWLSAIGITLGVMALVTVLSVMNGFERELEGNILGVMPQAVITTSQGSLSPALIPASSLDSLDGVTRVAPLTTGDVVLQSARSVAVGVMLGIDPDEQEPLSRYLVNVKQQQLQSGHYQAILGEKLAEQLGVNAGDQIRMMVTSASQLTPMGRIPSQRIFTVAGTFAANSEVDSYQLLVNQQDASRLMRYPANHITGWRLWLEKPLSVDTLSTQTLPEGTVWKDWRERKGELFQAVRMEKNMMGLLLSLIVAVAAFNIITSLGLLVMEKQGEVAILQTQGLTQRQIMAVFMVQGGSAGVIGALLGALLGTLLASQLNTLMPILGVLLDGAALPVDIDPAQVVTIAISAMVIALLSTLYPSWRAAAVQPAEALRYE comes from the coding sequence ATGTATCAACCTGTCGCTTTATTTATTGGCCTACGCTACATGCGTGGGCGCGCATCAGACCGCTTCGGCCGGTTTGTCTCCTGGTTATCCGCCATTGGTATCACGCTGGGCGTGATGGCGCTGGTCACCGTGCTTTCCGTGATGAATGGCTTCGAGCGCGAACTGGAAGGCAATATTCTCGGCGTGATGCCTCAGGCGGTCATCACTACGTCGCAAGGTTCGCTGAGCCCGGCGCTGATTCCTGCTTCCTCGTTAGATTCTCTTGATGGTGTGACGCGCGTTGCGCCGCTGACGACGGGCGATGTGGTGTTGCAAAGCGCTCGCAGCGTTGCCGTGGGCGTGATGCTAGGGATTGATCCTGACGAGCAGGAGCCGCTGTCGCGTTATCTGGTTAATGTCAAACAGCAGCAACTGCAATCCGGTCACTATCAGGCCATTTTGGGCGAGAAACTGGCCGAGCAGTTGGGGGTTAACGCGGGCGATCAGATTCGCATGATGGTGACGAGCGCCAGCCAACTGACGCCGATGGGGCGTATTCCCAGTCAGCGTATCTTCACCGTTGCCGGCACCTTTGCCGCGAACAGTGAAGTCGATAGCTACCAACTGTTGGTGAACCAGCAGGATGCCTCTCGCTTGATGCGCTACCCGGCGAACCACATTACCGGCTGGCGTCTGTGGCTGGAAAAGCCGCTGTCGGTCGATACGCTGAGCACGCAAACGCTGCCGGAAGGCACGGTCTGGAAAGACTGGCGCGAACGTAAAGGAGAACTGTTTCAGGCCGTGCGTATGGAGAAAAATATGATGGGGCTGTTGCTCAGCCTGATCGTGGCGGTGGCCGCTTTCAACATTATTACCTCGCTGGGTTTACTGGTGATGGAAAAACAGGGTGAAGTCGCCATTCTGCAAACGCAGGGGCTGACTCAACGCCAGATTATGGCGGTGTTTATGGTGCAGGGGGGCAGCGCTGGCGTCATTGGCGCGTTGTTAGGGGCATTGCTGGGGACGCTATTGGCCAGCCAACTGAATACGCTGATGCCAATTCTGGGCGTATTGCTGGATGGTGCCGCGTTGCCGGTGGATATTGACCCTGCGCAGGTGGTGACCATTGCCATTTCCGCGATGGTGATTGCCCTCTTATCAACACTTTACCCGTCATGGCGCGCTGCCGCCGTTCAACCCGCTGAGGCTTTACGTTATGAGTGA
- the lolD gene encoding lipoprotein-releasing ABC transporter ATP-binding protein LolD — MSDLPLLQCNNLSKRYQDGNLSTDVLRDVSFEMSSGEMMAIVGSSGSGKSTLLHMLGGLDTPTSGEVIFKGQPLGTLSSAAKADLRNRELGFIYQFHHLLPDFTALENVAMPLLIGKVPTSQAQNKARDMLAAVGLEARSHHRSSELSGGERQRVAIARALVNSPSLVLADEPTGNLDQRTADTIFELLGELNVRQGTAFLVVTHDLQLASRLNRQLEMRDGQLQQELTLMGARQ; from the coding sequence ATGAGTGATTTACCGTTATTGCAGTGTAATAATCTGTCCAAGCGCTATCAGGACGGCAACCTGTCTACCGACGTGTTGCGCGATGTCTCTTTTGAGATGAGCAGCGGGGAGATGATGGCGATCGTCGGGAGCTCGGGCTCGGGCAAAAGTACGCTACTGCATATGTTGGGGGGGTTGGATACGCCAACGTCAGGCGAAGTCATCTTCAAAGGTCAGCCGCTAGGTACGCTCTCGTCAGCGGCAAAAGCCGATTTGCGTAATCGTGAACTGGGCTTTATTTATCAGTTTCATCACCTGCTACCCGATTTTACCGCGCTGGAAAACGTGGCAATGCCGCTACTGATTGGCAAAGTACCAACGTCGCAGGCGCAGAATAAAGCACGCGACATGCTGGCTGCTGTCGGGTTGGAGGCGCGCAGCCACCACCGTTCGTCGGAGCTGTCCGGCGGCGAGCGGCAGCGTGTTGCCATTGCCAGAGCGCTGGTTAACAGCCCGTCGCTGGTGCTGGCGGACGAACCGACCGGTAACCTCGATCAGCGCACGGCGGATACCATTTTCGAACTGCTGGGAGAGCTTAATGTCCGGCAGGGCACCGCTTTTCTGGTAGTGACGCACGACCTGCAACTGGCTAGCCGACTGAACCGCCAACTGGAAATGCGCGACGGTCAGTTGCAGCAGGAGCTGACCCTGATGGGAGCGCGGCAATGA
- the lolE gene encoding lipoprotein-releasing ABC transporter permease subunit LolE, whose product MTFPPLSLLIGLRFSRGRRRGGMVSLISVISTLGIALGVAVLILGLSAMNGFERELNNRILAVVPHGEIAPVNQPFDGWQDILPKIEQVPGVAAAAPYINFTGLLENGAKLQAVQVKGVDPQQETRLSALPNYVLNNAWQRFRAGEQQVIIGQGVAKALNVAEGDWVTVMIPNSDPEMKLMQPKRIRLHISGILQLSGQLDHGLALIPLADAQQYLDMGQSVTGIAIKANDVFSANKLVRDAGMVTKAYVTIRSWIGTYGYMYRDIQMVRTIMYLAMILVIGVACFNIVSTLVMAVKDKSSDIAVLRTLGASDRLIRAIFVWYGLLAGLLGSVIGAVIGVIATLQLTPIIHGIEALIGHKLLSGDIYFIDFLPSELHLMDVFIVLGTSLVLSLIASWYPARRASRIDPARVLSGQ is encoded by the coding sequence ATGACATTTCCTCCGCTCTCGTTGCTGATTGGCCTGCGATTTAGCCGTGGCCGTCGGCGTGGCGGCATGGTTTCGCTGATTTCGGTCATTTCGACGCTGGGAATCGCCCTGGGCGTCGCGGTGTTGATTCTCGGCCTGAGCGCGATGAATGGCTTTGAACGCGAACTGAACAACCGCATCCTCGCCGTCGTGCCACATGGCGAGATCGCGCCGGTCAATCAGCCTTTCGACGGCTGGCAGGATATCTTGCCTAAAATCGAACAGGTGCCTGGTGTTGCAGCCGCAGCGCCTTATATCAATTTCACCGGTCTGCTGGAGAACGGCGCCAAACTTCAGGCAGTTCAGGTGAAAGGCGTCGATCCACAGCAGGAAACACGCCTCAGCGCACTGCCCAACTATGTGCTTAATAATGCCTGGCAGCGGTTCCGCGCGGGTGAACAGCAGGTCATCATTGGGCAAGGCGTGGCGAAGGCGCTGAATGTGGCGGAAGGCGACTGGGTTACGGTGATGATCCCGAACAGCGATCCGGAAATGAAGCTGATGCAGCCTAAACGTATCCGGCTGCACATCAGCGGCATCTTACAACTGAGTGGTCAGCTCGATCACGGGCTGGCGTTGATTCCGCTTGCCGATGCTCAGCAGTATCTGGATATGGGGCAGAGCGTAACGGGGATCGCCATCAAGGCTAACGATGTCTTCTCCGCCAATAAACTGGTGCGCGATGCGGGTATGGTCACAAAGGCTTATGTCACTATTCGCAGCTGGATTGGCACCTATGGTTATATGTACCGAGACATCCAGATGGTCAGAACCATCATGTATCTGGCGATGATCCTGGTGATTGGCGTGGCCTGTTTTAATATTGTTTCAACGCTGGTGATGGCGGTGAAAGATAAAAGCAGCGATATCGCCGTCCTGCGTACGCTGGGGGCGTCGGACAGGCTGATTCGGGCTATCTTTGTATGGTACGGGCTATTGGCCGGGCTGCTGGGCAGCGTGATAGGCGCGGTGATTGGCGTGATCGCCACCTTGCAATTGACGCCAATTATTCACGGCATTGAAGCCCTCATCGGCCATAAGCTGTTGTCTGGCGACATCTATTTTATCGATTTCCTACCGTCAGAATTGCACCTGATGGATGTCTTTATCGTATTAGGAACCTCGCTGGTGCTGAGCCTGATTGCCAGCTGGTATCCGGCACGGCGCGCCAGCCGGATTGACCCTGCCCGCGTCTTGAGCGGACAGTAA
- the nagK gene encoding N-acetylglucosamine kinase, whose amino-acid sequence MYYGFDMGGTKIELGVFDAELNKVWQKRVPTPRTHYDELLATLVDLVHEADAQAGVQGKVGIGIPGMETGDTGVLFTANLPAAMGKPLRTDLSQRLQRDVRLSNDANCFVLSEAWDAEFRSYPVVLGMILGTGLGGGLVINGRQVEGHNGIAGEFGHIRLPSDALDIIGVDIPRVKCGCGQFGCIENYISGRGFEWLYEHLYGEALPAVTIIRHYRGGEEKALEFVDRFMDLLAACLGNLLTLFDPHLLVLGGGLSNFDEIYQILPTRLPPRLLPIAKLPRIEKARHGDAGGVRGAALLHLMDN is encoded by the coding sequence ATGTACTACGGTTTTGACATGGGCGGAACGAAAATTGAGCTGGGCGTGTTCGACGCCGAGCTGAACAAAGTATGGCAAAAGCGGGTGCCGACACCGCGCACGCATTATGATGAACTGCTTGCCACACTGGTTGATCTGGTGCATGAGGCCGACGCACAGGCCGGCGTTCAGGGGAAGGTCGGTATCGGCATACCGGGAATGGAGACGGGAGACACCGGCGTGCTATTTACCGCTAACCTGCCTGCGGCGATGGGGAAGCCGTTACGTACGGATCTGTCACAGCGTTTGCAGCGGGATGTTCGTCTCAGCAACGATGCCAACTGTTTTGTGCTGTCGGAAGCCTGGGACGCGGAGTTTCGTTCGTATCCTGTCGTGCTGGGGATGATTCTGGGCACGGGGTTGGGGGGCGGTCTGGTAATTAACGGGCGTCAGGTTGAAGGGCACAACGGTATTGCCGGTGAGTTTGGCCATATCCGCCTGCCGTCCGATGCGTTGGATATCATCGGTGTCGACATTCCCCGCGTGAAGTGTGGCTGCGGGCAATTTGGCTGTATTGAGAATTATATTTCCGGGCGCGGTTTTGAGTGGCTGTACGAGCATCTGTATGGTGAAGCCCTGCCAGCCGTGACCATCATTCGACACTATCGTGGCGGCGAGGAAAAAGCGCTGGAGTTTGTCGATCGCTTTATGGATTTATTGGCGGCCTGTCTGGGTAATCTGTTGACCCTGTTCGATCCGCATTTGCTGGTGTTGGGTGGCGGTCTGTCGAATTTTGATGAAATTTATCAAATTTTGCCAACGCGTCTTCCTCCACGACTTTTACCGATTGCGAAACTGCCACGTATAGAGAAAGCGCGTCACGGTGATGCGGGCGGCGTACGTGGTGCGGCGTTGCTACACTTAATGGATAACTAG
- the cobB gene encoding Sir2 family NAD+-dependent deacetylase has product MYTRQRLGRFHKGKRLRQQRLRARIFHRDYLAASEVKKPRVVVLTGAGISAESGIRTFRATDGLWEEHRVEDVATPEGFQRNPELVQAFYNARRRQLQQPEIVPNAAHLALANLEAMLEDNFLLITQNIDNLHERAGSQRVIHMHGELLKIRCSQSGQIFEWTDDLAVGERCHCCQFPAPLRPHVVWFGEMPLHMDKIYHALSQADYFIAIGTSGHVYPAAGFVHEAHSHGAYTLELNLEPSQVESQFDEKIYGPASTVVPEFVAAWLTRGQSIKF; this is encoded by the coding sequence ATGTATACGCGTCAACGATTAGGGCGGTTTCATAAGGGAAAGCGACTGCGGCAACAGCGTCTTCGTGCGCGTATTTTCCATCGTGATTATCTGGCAGCAAGCGAAGTGAAAAAACCGCGCGTGGTGGTACTGACGGGCGCTGGCATTTCAGCGGAGTCCGGCATTCGTACCTTTCGCGCAACCGATGGCCTGTGGGAAGAACACCGCGTCGAGGATGTCGCCACGCCTGAAGGCTTTCAGCGTAACCCTGAGCTGGTGCAGGCGTTTTATAACGCCCGTCGCCGTCAGCTACAGCAGCCGGAAATTGTGCCGAATGCCGCGCACCTGGCATTGGCGAATCTGGAAGCGATGCTGGAAGATAACTTCCTGCTGATTACGCAAAACATCGATAACCTGCATGAGCGTGCTGGGAGCCAGCGCGTCATTCATATGCACGGTGAACTGCTGAAAATACGCTGTAGCCAAAGCGGGCAGATTTTTGAGTGGACGGACGATCTCGCCGTTGGCGAACGCTGCCACTGCTGTCAATTTCCCGCACCGTTACGCCCGCATGTGGTGTGGTTTGGTGAAATGCCGCTGCACATGGACAAGATTTACCATGCGCTGTCGCAGGCAGATTACTTTATTGCGATTGGCACATCGGGACATGTGTATCCCGCTGCTGGCTTTGTCCATGAGGCCCATTCGCACGGTGCCTACACGCTGGAGCTGAATCTGGAACCCAGCCAGGTAGAAAGCCAGTTTGATGAAAAAATTTACGGCCCCGCCAGTACCGTCGTGCCTGAGTTCGTCGCGGCCTGGCTGACGCGTGGTCAAAGTATCAAGTTTTAA